In Anopheles gambiae chromosome 2, idAnoGambNW_F1_1, whole genome shotgun sequence, a single window of DNA contains:
- the LOC1276190 gene encoding protein boule isoform X1: protein MSIPTPAGQLDGAALAAPKYGTLIPNRVFVGGISGDTTEAELCRLFSSYGNVKSTKIIVDRAGVSKGYGFVTFETEHEAQKLQNDCDCIVLRDRKLNIAPAIKKQTLCATNGAVYYAATPPTPAINNIPIEQFATVYPPGVPTMYPPTLPYQPFYQYYSVPMVPNAFPPQNVPTIWPQNYQGIYPC, encoded by the exons ATGTCCATACCGACCCCGGCTGGACAGCTTGACGGGGCGGCCCTGGCAGCCCCCAAGTACGGGACGCTCATACCGAACCGGGTGTTTGTCGGTGGAATCAG TGGCGATACGACGGAAGCCGAGCTGTGCCGTCTATTTTCATCGTACGGTAACGTCAAGTCGACCAAAATCATCGTGGACCGGGCCGGCGTCAGCAAAGGGTACGGTTTCGTGACGTTCGAGACGGAGCACGAGGCACAGAAGCTACAGAACGAT TGTGATTGCATTGTGCTGCGGGACCGCAAGCTAAACATTGCGCCGGCCATCAAGAAGCAGACCCTGTGCGCCACGAACGGTGCCGTGTACTATGCTGCCACCCCGCCAACGCCAGCCATCAACAATATACCGATCGAGCAGTTCGCCACAGTCTACCCGCCCGGTGTGCCAACCATGTATCCTCCCACGTTGCCGTATCAACCGTTCTACCAGTACTACAGTGTGCCAA TGGTCCCCAATGCTTTCCCCCCACAGAACGTTCCCACCATCTGGCCTCAAAACTATCAAG GAATCTACCCGTGCTAA
- the LOC1276190 gene encoding protein boule isoform X2 yields the protein MSIPTPAGQLDGAALAAPKYGTLIPNRVFVGGISGDTTEAELCRLFSSYGNVKSTKIIVDRAGVSKGYGFVTFETEHEAQKLQNDCDCIVLRDRKLNIAPAIKKQTLCATNGAVYYAATPPTPAINNIPIEQFATVYPPGVPTMYPPTLPYQPFYQYYSVPMNVPTIWPQNYQGIYPC from the exons ATGTCCATACCGACCCCGGCTGGACAGCTTGACGGGGCGGCCCTGGCAGCCCCCAAGTACGGGACGCTCATACCGAACCGGGTGTTTGTCGGTGGAATCAG TGGCGATACGACGGAAGCCGAGCTGTGCCGTCTATTTTCATCGTACGGTAACGTCAAGTCGACCAAAATCATCGTGGACCGGGCCGGCGTCAGCAAAGGGTACGGTTTCGTGACGTTCGAGACGGAGCACGAGGCACAGAAGCTACAGAACGAT TGTGATTGCATTGTGCTGCGGGACCGCAAGCTAAACATTGCGCCGGCCATCAAGAAGCAGACCCTGTGCGCCACGAACGGTGCCGTGTACTATGCTGCCACCCCGCCAACGCCAGCCATCAACAATATACCGATCGAGCAGTTCGCCACAGTCTACCCGCCCGGTGTGCCAACCATGTATCCTCCCACGTTGCCGTATCAACCGTTCTACCAGTACTACAGTGTGCCAATG AACGTTCCCACCATCTGGCCTCAAAACTATCAAG GAATCTACCCGTGCTAA